A single genomic interval of Zunongwangia sp. HGR-M22 harbors:
- a CDS encoding SusC/RagA family TonB-linked outer membrane protein, whose amino-acid sequence MFTFLLNLGKSKPNMLLLFLIMGSSLIAQQKEITGEILDDTGLPLPGATVLIKGTSNGTVTNLDGEFSLEVADPENAILVVSFVSFQTKEIKIGEKNFFSVTLLNDTEALNEVVVVGYGTKKRKDVTGAISTIQSDDISRTTSTTTSGALAGKIQGVSVRAQDARPGRGARLEIRNLGNPLYVIDGVPYGGDNGRDWLQSTGNSGNDMFNSLNPEDIESITILKDASAAVYGLRASNGVVLVTTKKGKKNDEPKININGYYGWQNLTRFPELANASQYTRALVEAAQNEGRDPSTVYTPEELQKWQQGTEPGYQSYDYYDFLMRDNVPQSHINASVSGGTDKTNYYLSLANTRQDALLDDFAYERTNLQANIESKIAKRFTVGTQISGRLEETKDVGLPGGDGYFAAILGLFSNIPTTPPYVNNNPEYPNQTRDYSRNPALFDRDIVGYKDNFARNLNINLYAEYEFDFGLKVRGTHSYNFGNNKFDGFQYSYDVFTYNEANDSYNATGGAENGWRYQAEREDISTFSQIKLDYAKTIEKHTFSVMAAYERNDFEQDFQQIGTNPTNNYLPLLEFDQINSFDDGWSYQARAGYIGKLNYSYDNKYIVELLGRYDASYLYPEDDRWGFFPGVSLGWRISDEKFFEPLAGIVDDLKIRASTGQTGIEMNVEMFDYLQGYNWNNGSAVLNGNYTTGLRPRALPIENLSWATNTNSNIGIDLTMFNNKLSITGDIFRIRRTEIPGPKYDVLLPSEVGYNLPNENLRENENGYNGGEAIVTYKNSINEFNYSVSGNFTYSRFKSVSTYKPRFGNSYNEYRNSAEERWGGIWWGYQVEGRFESEEQIRNYDVNIDGQNNNTLLPGDFIYKDVNEDGVINWMDERPIGYPSDWAPIISYGGTFAMDWKNIDLTIDLAGATMQSWFQNYELRNPLHAGGNSPAYLLEDRWHRADPYNPESEWIPGRYPAIRNGNVGPNGRNSDFWLTNVWFLRLRNIELGYTLPKSLVSKVNADRLRVYVTGSNLASFDNVNGFGIDPEISASGSVVYPQQRTIVVGVNLSL is encoded by the coding sequence ATGTTTACATTTCTACTCAATCTGGGAAAATCTAAACCCAATATGTTATTGCTCTTTTTGATTATGGGTTCTTCACTTATTGCCCAGCAGAAAGAAATCACAGGAGAAATTCTGGATGACACTGGCTTACCGCTACCAGGAGCTACAGTTCTAATTAAAGGCACATCAAATGGAACAGTCACTAATTTGGATGGAGAATTTTCTCTAGAAGTTGCAGATCCTGAGAATGCAATTTTGGTAGTTTCTTTTGTGAGCTTCCAAACTAAAGAAATTAAAATTGGAGAAAAAAATTTCTTCTCTGTAACATTACTTAATGATACCGAAGCTTTAAATGAAGTAGTTGTTGTAGGTTATGGTACAAAGAAGAGAAAGGATGTTACCGGAGCTATTAGTACAATACAATCTGATGACATTTCGCGAACTACATCGACGACCACATCAGGAGCTTTAGCTGGTAAGATTCAAGGGGTTTCGGTACGCGCGCAAGACGCAAGACCAGGAAGAGGAGCTCGATTAGAGATTAGAAACTTAGGCAATCCACTGTATGTTATAGACGGTGTTCCTTATGGTGGTGACAATGGACGAGATTGGCTTCAATCGACAGGTAATTCAGGAAACGATATGTTTAACTCATTAAATCCTGAAGATATTGAAAGTATAACGATATTAAAGGATGCTTCGGCTGCCGTTTATGGTCTGCGTGCCTCCAATGGTGTAGTTCTCGTTACCACTAAAAAAGGTAAAAAAAATGATGAACCTAAAATTAATATTAATGGTTATTACGGTTGGCAAAATCTAACTAGGTTTCCTGAGCTAGCTAATGCCTCTCAATATACTAGAGCATTGGTAGAAGCTGCCCAAAACGAAGGTAGGGATCCTAGTACCGTTTACACTCCAGAGGAGTTACAAAAATGGCAACAAGGTACAGAGCCTGGTTATCAAAGTTATGATTATTATGACTTTTTAATGAGGGACAATGTTCCACAAAGTCACATTAATGCGAGTGTTTCGGGAGGAACCGATAAAACAAATTATTATTTATCCTTAGCAAATACACGCCAAGACGCTTTACTGGATGATTTTGCTTACGAGCGAACAAACTTACAAGCTAACATAGAGTCCAAGATAGCGAAGCGATTTACAGTTGGAACCCAAATTAGTGGACGTTTAGAAGAAACCAAAGATGTTGGTCTGCCAGGTGGTGATGGTTATTTTGCCGCAATTTTAGGGTTATTCAGTAATATTCCTACCACTCCTCCATATGTCAACAATAATCCTGAATATCCTAATCAAACGCGTGATTACTCAAGAAATCCGGCACTGTTTGATAGAGATATAGTAGGTTATAAAGATAACTTTGCACGAAATCTAAACATCAACCTGTATGCTGAGTATGAATTTGATTTTGGCTTAAAAGTTAGAGGAACACATTCCTATAATTTTGGCAACAACAAATTTGACGGCTTTCAATATTCATACGACGTTTTTACATACAATGAGGCAAATGACTCTTATAATGCAACTGGCGGTGCAGAAAATGGATGGCGTTATCAAGCTGAAAGAGAAGATATAAGTACTTTTTCACAGATAAAATTGGACTATGCTAAAACCATAGAAAAACATACATTTTCAGTAATGGCTGCCTATGAGCGAAATGATTTTGAACAGGATTTCCAACAAATAGGGACCAATCCTACCAATAACTATTTACCATTATTAGAATTCGATCAAATTAATTCTTTCGATGACGGATGGAGCTACCAGGCAAGAGCAGGATACATAGGTAAATTAAACTACAGTTACGACAATAAATATATAGTTGAACTTCTTGGTCGTTATGATGCCTCGTACTTATATCCAGAAGATGATCGATGGGGTTTTTTCCCTGGAGTTTCTCTTGGATGGCGTATATCTGATGAGAAATTTTTCGAGCCGCTAGCAGGAATCGTGGATGATCTAAAAATAAGAGCCTCTACTGGTCAAACAGGAATTGAAATGAATGTTGAAATGTTTGACTATTTACAAGGTTATAATTGGAACAACGGCAGTGCTGTTTTAAACGGAAATTATACAACAGGATTGCGTCCTAGAGCTCTCCCTATTGAGAACCTATCATGGGCTACCAATACAAATTCTAATATTGGTATAGATCTTACCATGTTTAATAACAAATTGAGTATTACAGGAGACATATTTAGAATAAGAAGAACAGAAATTCCAGGCCCAAAATACGATGTATTACTTCCTAGTGAAGTAGGTTATAATCTTCCTAACGAAAATCTTAGAGAAAATGAAAATGGATACAACGGTGGTGAAGCTATAGTAACTTATAAAAACTCAATCAACGAGTTCAATTATTCAGTAAGTGGAAATTTCACTTATTCAAGATTTAAAAGTGTTTCTACTTACAAACCACGCTTTGGTAATTCCTATAATGAATATAGAAATTCTGCAGAAGAACGCTGGGGCGGTATATGGTGGGGTTATCAAGTGGAAGGTCGTTTCGAGTCTGAAGAACAGATCAGAAATTACGATGTAAACATTGATGGTCAAAATAATAATACTCTGCTTCCTGGAGATTTTATTTATAAGGATGTAAATGAGGATGGTGTTATCAACTGGATGGATGAAAGACCAATAGGTTACCCTAGTGATTGGGCACCAATCATTTCGTACGGTGGTACTTTTGCGATGGACTGGAAAAACATAGATCTTACGATAGATCTAGCGGGAGCAACAATGCAATCATGGTTTCAAAATTATGAATTAAGAAATCCCCTTCATGCAGGTGGTAATTCACCAGCCTATCTATTAGAGGATCGTTGGCACAGAGCAGATCCCTATAACCCAGAAAGTGAATGGATTCCTGGACGTTATCCAGCCATTAGAAACGGTAACGTAGGTCCTAACGGTCGAAATAGTGATTTTTGGTTAACTAATGTTTGGTTCTTAAGATTGAGAAATATTGAACTAGGATATACATTACCGAAAAGCCTTGTTTCCAAAGTTAATGCAGATCGACTTAGAGTTTATGTAACTGGCTCAAATCTTGCCTCTTTTGATAATGTAAACGGATTTGGAATAGATCCTGAAATATCAGCAAGCGGATCAGTAGTATATCCACAGCAAAGAACTATAGTTGTTGGAGTAAACCTTTCACTTTAG
- a CDS encoding RagB/SusD family nutrient uptake outer membrane protein — protein sequence MKYTILRILLLTCFISILSCNHNEYLQRDPKNIIGDEQLWNDPELIKSLMANYYDRLPSLHGVFNDGGMTEMDNAMWSGHFDSNWRNDFQYGDDYGRYWDYGFIRDINLALDNLEEYSTEIDEDQKNLFNAELRFIRAFVYFELVKRMGGVPIVTEQLIYDFNGDPEYLQIPRAKEAEVYDFIYQELEDIKDNLASNNGSKTRANTFIALALESRAMLYAGSIAKYNNLMDSPITLPGEEVGIPAGRATEFYNRSLTASQEILQNGNYTLYDENPDRGMNFYEMLMDKNSNEIIFAKDFVTELKPHRFTFLNIPRSLSEDNEFHTNVTPSLNLVESFDYLDGSDGELNFHDANGDPIVYDELTGIFENKDARLYGTVIYPGTTFKSAPVEMQAGVAVWDGTGYSYQSSQNLGENYSDGDLWTGADGPQDNAQNVSNSGFYLRKFLSNASGASLRGVAAENWWPWFRLGEIYLNAAEASFEIGQMDIATNYVNTIRKRAGFPENSIENITIEDIRNERRVELAFEDHRFFDLKRWRIAHEIWNGDENSEQAVVYGLYPYRVVRPGHPDNNKYIYNKLRPTRFRRARLFRLANYYSSIDQGVLNNNPKLVRNPFH from the coding sequence ATGAAATATACAATCTTACGCATCTTACTTCTTACATGTTTTATAAGCATTTTAAGCTGTAACCATAATGAATATTTACAGCGTGATCCAAAAAATATAATTGGTGATGAGCAATTATGGAATGACCCAGAGTTAATTAAATCCCTAATGGCAAATTATTATGATCGTTTGCCAAGCCTCCACGGGGTATTTAATGATGGTGGGATGACCGAGATGGATAATGCTATGTGGTCTGGGCATTTTGATTCTAACTGGCGCAATGATTTTCAGTATGGTGACGATTATGGTAGATACTGGGACTATGGCTTTATAAGGGATATTAATCTTGCTTTAGATAATTTAGAAGAGTATAGTACTGAAATAGATGAAGATCAAAAAAATCTTTTTAATGCTGAATTAAGATTTATAAGAGCTTTTGTTTATTTTGAATTAGTAAAGCGTATGGGAGGTGTGCCCATAGTTACCGAGCAACTTATATATGATTTCAATGGTGATCCCGAATATTTACAAATCCCGAGAGCGAAAGAAGCTGAAGTTTACGATTTCATTTATCAAGAATTAGAGGATATTAAAGATAATCTTGCAAGTAACAACGGCAGTAAAACCAGAGCTAATACTTTTATTGCACTGGCTTTAGAAAGCAGAGCTATGCTTTATGCCGGGTCAATTGCAAAGTATAATAATTTAATGGACTCTCCTATAACCCTTCCGGGTGAAGAAGTTGGAATTCCGGCAGGGAGAGCTACTGAATTTTATAACAGATCTTTAACAGCTTCACAAGAAATTCTACAAAATGGAAACTACACCCTTTATGATGAGAATCCCGATAGAGGAATGAATTTCTATGAGATGCTTATGGATAAAAATAGTAACGAAATAATTTTTGCTAAAGATTTCGTTACTGAATTAAAGCCTCATCGCTTTACTTTCTTGAATATACCAAGAAGTTTATCAGAAGATAATGAATTCCATACTAACGTAACACCTTCATTAAATCTAGTTGAAAGCTTCGATTATTTGGATGGTAGCGACGGAGAACTAAATTTTCATGATGCAAATGGAGATCCAATAGTATACGATGAACTTACCGGAATCTTTGAAAATAAAGATGCTAGATTGTATGGTACTGTAATTTATCCAGGAACTACATTTAAAAGTGCTCCAGTCGAAATGCAAGCGGGAGTTGCGGTATGGGACGGCACAGGTTATTCCTATCAATCTTCACAAAACTTAGGAGAAAATTATAGTGATGGTGACTTATGGACGGGTGCCGATGGTCCTCAAGACAATGCACAAAATGTAAGCAACTCTGGTTTTTACTTAAGAAAATTTTTAAGCAATGCTTCTGGAGCGAGTCTTAGAGGTGTAGCTGCTGAAAATTGGTGGCCTTGGTTTCGTTTAGGGGAGATTTATTTAAATGCAGCTGAAGCTTCTTTTGAAATAGGCCAGATGGATATTGCTACTAATTATGTAAATACTATTAGAAAACGTGCAGGATTCCCAGAAAATAGTATAGAGAATATCACTATCGAAGATATTCGAAATGAACGTCGTGTTGAATTAGCTTTTGAAGACCACCGCTTTTTCGATCTAAAAAGATGGAGAATTGCTCATGAAATTTGGAATGGCGACGAAAATAGTGAACAGGCAGTGGTATATGGTCTTTACCCTTACCGCGTTGTACGTCCTGGACATCCCGATAACAACAAATATATTTACAATAAACTTAGACCAACAAGGTTCAGAAGAGCGCGTCTCTTCCGCTTAGCAAATTATTACTCTTCTATAGATCAAGGAGTACTCAATAATAATCCAAAGTTGGTAAGAAACCCTTTTCACTAG
- a CDS encoding DUF3823 domain-containing protein, which translates to MKKRIIYTLSLISISFLSCEKDNFDAPGAMLEGQIMYQDLPISVRTNSAELELWQDGYALNEFIPVFIAQDGTYSVSLFDGEYKMVRKGGDPWLPQLNDTIVVQVNGNTQLDVPVTPYVTITNESFQLNGQQLNSSFQINQIVENSEIQEVLVILDNSILLDKNINTATKAVNLADFDFDDNISVDMEIPENLRNEDYIFVRIGARSSMSNELIYTNVQKIEL; encoded by the coding sequence ATGAAAAAACGAATTATATATACATTATCGCTTATTAGTATTAGTTTTCTTAGTTGCGAAAAAGATAACTTTGATGCGCCGGGAGCGATGTTAGAAGGCCAGATTATGTATCAGGATCTTCCAATATCTGTAAGAACAAATAGTGCCGAATTAGAATTATGGCAAGATGGTTACGCTTTAAATGAATTTATCCCTGTGTTTATTGCACAGGATGGAACCTATTCTGTTTCGCTCTTTGATGGCGAATACAAAATGGTAAGAAAAGGTGGCGATCCATGGTTACCACAACTAAACGATACCATAGTAGTTCAGGTAAATGGAAATACGCAATTAGATGTACCTGTTACACCTTATGTGACTATTACTAATGAAAGTTTTCAATTGAACGGACAACAGCTAAATTCCAGTTTTCAAATAAATCAAATTGTAGAAAACAGTGAGATACAAGAAGTACTTGTAATCCTAGATAATTCTATTCTCCTTGATAAAAATATTAATACAGCTACAAAAGCAGTAAACTTAGCAGATTTCGACTTTGATGATAATATTTCAGTTGATATGGAAATCCCTGAAAACCTAAGAAACGAAGACTATATTTTTGTACGTATTGGAGCAAGGTCCTCGATGTCGAATGAACTTATTTATACCAATGTGCAAAAGATTGAACTATAA
- a CDS encoding glycoside hydrolase: MLDTSVTYQTIDNFGASDAWSTQFVGLWPEEKKEKIASLLFSKEVDFEGNPEGIGLSLWRFNLGAGSTNNDNIQDEWRKAESFLQENGGYDWDKQKGQVWFAKKAQEFGVDDFLIFSNSPPVMFTKNQKAYTASGKIANLAEDKFAKYAGFLANSIEGLEKMGLKVDYISPINEPQWDWEDGTQEGTPFWNDQIANLAKSLDSELEKKGIETKIDLAEAAQINYLFEDDNKPGRGSQIYEFFNPDSQNYIGDLSNISQTISGHSYFTTSPESKLINEREALAENLKNYHSLKYWMSEYCILGDNDGEINGNGRDLGIEPALYMAKVIHNDITVAQASAWHWWLAISPYDYKDGLIYIDKNKKGGNFYESKMLWALGNYSRFIRPGSKRIKISVADKSNTLLCSAYLNKNKDEIITVIVNNGAKNELLTLSSANSSMENLKTYTTSSDSNLAFEEVLGSQVEIPKKSIVTIIQNIKS; this comes from the coding sequence ATGCTAGACACGTCTGTAACCTATCAGACTATAGATAATTTTGGTGCTTCAGATGCCTGGTCAACACAGTTTGTAGGATTATGGCCAGAAGAAAAAAAAGAAAAAATCGCCTCTTTACTTTTTAGTAAGGAGGTCGATTTTGAAGGTAATCCAGAAGGTATTGGTTTATCCCTATGGCGTTTTAATCTTGGTGCAGGCAGTACAAATAACGATAATATTCAGGATGAATGGAGAAAAGCTGAATCTTTTTTGCAGGAAAATGGAGGGTACGACTGGGATAAGCAAAAAGGCCAAGTATGGTTTGCCAAAAAAGCGCAAGAATTTGGTGTAGATGATTTTCTTATTTTTTCTAATAGTCCGCCGGTAATGTTTACCAAAAACCAAAAAGCTTATACTGCTTCTGGGAAGATAGCTAATTTGGCTGAGGATAAATTTGCGAAGTACGCAGGTTTTCTTGCAAATTCTATAGAGGGATTAGAGAAAATGGGATTAAAAGTAGATTATATAAGCCCCATAAACGAACCTCAATGGGATTGGGAAGATGGCACCCAGGAAGGCACTCCTTTTTGGAATGATCAGATTGCAAATTTGGCGAAGTCTTTAGATTCAGAATTAGAAAAAAAAGGAATAGAAACTAAAATTGATCTTGCTGAAGCGGCACAAATCAATTATCTTTTTGAAGATGATAATAAACCGGGAAGAGGCAGCCAGATTTATGAGTTTTTCAATCCAGATTCGCAAAATTATATAGGCGATTTATCGAATATTAGCCAAACGATATCTGGGCATAGTTATTTTACTACTTCTCCAGAATCTAAATTGATAAATGAGCGTGAAGCTTTAGCAGAAAATCTTAAAAATTACCATTCTCTGAAATATTGGATGTCAGAATACTGCATCCTTGGTGATAACGATGGTGAAATAAACGGTAATGGTCGTGATTTAGGTATCGAACCCGCATTATATATGGCTAAGGTGATACATAATGATATAACTGTTGCTCAAGCTTCTGCCTGGCACTGGTGGTTAGCGATTTCGCCTTATGATTATAAAGACGGACTTATTTATATTGACAAGAACAAGAAAGGCGGTAATTTTTATGAAAGTAAAATGCTGTGGGCTTTGGGAAATTATAGCCGGTTCATAAGACCAGGAAGCAAAAGAATAAAGATTTCTGTAGCTGATAAAAGCAATACTCTTTTATGCTCAGCCTATTTAAATAAAAATAAAGATGAAATTATTACGGTGATCGTTAATAATGGAGCAAAAAATGAATTGTTAACTCTTAGCTCAGCAAATAGTTCTATGGAAAACCTGAAAACTTACACAACCTCTTCAGATAGCAACTTGGCTTTTGAAGAAGTTTTAGGTTCACAAGTAGAAATCCCTAAGAAATCTATAGTAACTATAATTCAGAATATTAAAAGTTAG
- a CDS encoding glycoside hydrolase family 2 TIM barrel-domain containing protein: MKKTIFNLIFAVFVTATYAQQNEWEDPTTLDRNKLEGRSDFVLYSSASKALKNEPKSSDLYQSLNGTWKFNIVQHPSERPLDFYKKNFNDKDWDNITVPSNWELEGFDFPIYTNITYPHPKNPPYIGFPSEEKTESGETINKNSKDGDEEIYNPVGTYRRTFTVPQQWEDHEVILRFGSISGYARIFVNGKEAGMTKASKTPAEFDITEFLKDGENVLAVQIFRWHDGSYLEDQDFWRLSGLERDVYLQAIPKTTIWDYFVTSGLSQDYQNGELNVNVKLKEFDKGSIKKPKVKFTLMDPSGKEVYAETKTLDKKATEVSFSKNLAEVEKWSNEFPNLYQYSIALLDKKDNEVAALAGRTGFREVEIKNAQLMVNGQAITVNGVNLHEHHPDKGHTPDREMMRKDIEVMQKNNVNAIRMSHYPHDSYIYELADEYGMYVVDEANIETHGMGVAFNKDLDTTIHPAYLKEWAPAHLDRIKRMVEFHKNHPSIIIWSLGNENGNGQVFYDAFDWIKERDRTRKVQFEQAGENRNTDIVCPMYPSIEHMINYAEDETKKRPFIMCEYSHAMGNSNGNFQEYWDIIDNSDHMQGGFIWDWVDQGLRTETEDGREFWAYGGDLGAGHLQNDQNFNANGLVSADREPHPALEEVKKVYQNIEFDLDKNELSIKNKFNFTNLDAFDFKWELLADGELIQSEKFNIEVAPNTSKSISVNLPELQDKEYFLSVYAYTKKTKAMVPAGHEIAREQFKIGENTFFTETKTETSGKLKVKKKGDKLQFSNDMVEGVFNTETGSFEAYHLKGSEKSPISVFPQPYFWRAPTDNDFGNHMPQRLKAWKEATHNSEVTNVEVAKKAKDGQLITVTYQLAGVDVPYIVEYFIENNGDIKVTATLDSEKDLPELPRFGMRIILPGDYENLEYYGRGPWENYSDRNTSAFLGIYEDKVENQFTWGYIRPQEAGYKTDARWIKLQNKNGKGLKIIGEQPLGFSALNIATEDLDSGEEKAQRHTTDIKVQDKVFLHVDYKQRGLGGDDSWGRYPHKKYRLEENKYSYSYIISLLNNDVN; this comes from the coding sequence ATGAAAAAAACTATTTTCAATCTAATATTTGCGGTATTTGTAACCGCTACCTATGCTCAGCAAAACGAGTGGGAAGACCCTACAACTTTAGATCGAAACAAACTAGAAGGGCGTAGTGATTTCGTGCTATATTCTTCCGCTTCTAAAGCTTTAAAAAATGAACCGAAATCATCCGATTTATACCAAAGTTTAAATGGAACCTGGAAATTTAATATCGTTCAACATCCTAGTGAACGACCTTTAGATTTTTATAAAAAAAATTTTAACGATAAGGATTGGGATAATATCACAGTACCATCTAATTGGGAACTGGAAGGTTTCGATTTTCCCATCTATACCAATATCACCTATCCACATCCTAAAAATCCGCCTTACATCGGATTTCCTTCGGAAGAAAAAACCGAAAGTGGAGAAACGATCAATAAAAACTCGAAAGATGGCGATGAAGAAATTTATAATCCGGTAGGTACGTATCGCAGAACTTTTACTGTTCCGCAGCAGTGGGAAGATCATGAAGTTATCCTTCGTTTTGGATCAATTTCGGGTTATGCTCGAATTTTTGTGAACGGTAAAGAAGCGGGAATGACCAAAGCTTCTAAAACGCCGGCTGAATTTGATATTACTGAATTTTTAAAAGATGGCGAAAATGTATTAGCTGTTCAGATTTTTAGATGGCACGATGGTAGTTATCTGGAAGATCAGGATTTTTGGCGTTTAAGCGGACTTGAACGTGATGTGTATTTACAGGCCATTCCTAAAACTACGATCTGGGATTATTTTGTAACCAGTGGCTTAAGCCAAGACTATCAGAATGGTGAGTTGAACGTGAATGTTAAACTGAAAGAATTTGATAAAGGAAGCATCAAAAAGCCAAAAGTGAAATTCACATTAATGGATCCTTCTGGTAAAGAAGTCTATGCTGAAACTAAAACATTAGATAAAAAAGCTACGGAAGTAAGCTTTAGTAAAAATCTTGCTGAGGTTGAAAAATGGAGCAATGAATTTCCAAATCTTTATCAATATTCGATTGCTTTATTAGATAAAAAAGACAATGAAGTTGCCGCGCTTGCTGGTAGAACTGGTTTCCGTGAAGTGGAAATCAAAAATGCGCAGCTGATGGTAAATGGACAGGCAATTACGGTAAATGGAGTGAATTTACACGAACATCATCCCGATAAAGGGCATACGCCAGATCGTGAAATGATGCGTAAGGATATTGAGGTGATGCAAAAGAACAACGTCAATGCAATCCGAATGAGTCATTATCCACATGATTCTTATATCTACGAATTGGCTGATGAATACGGAATGTATGTTGTTGATGAGGCAAACATAGAAACACACGGAATGGGCGTAGCTTTCAATAAAGATTTGGACACAACAATACATCCTGCTTATCTTAAAGAATGGGCGCCTGCACATTTAGACCGAATTAAAAGGATGGTCGAGTTTCATAAAAATCACCCCTCTATTATAATTTGGTCTTTAGGAAATGAAAACGGAAATGGACAAGTGTTTTACGATGCATTCGATTGGATCAAAGAACGTGATAGAACACGCAAAGTTCAGTTTGAGCAAGCAGGTGAAAATCGAAATACAGATATCGTTTGCCCCATGTATCCAAGTATCGAGCATATGATAAATTATGCTGAAGATGAGACTAAAAAACGTCCTTTTATTATGTGTGAATATTCTCATGCAATGGGGAATAGTAACGGAAATTTTCAGGAATATTGGGATATTATCGATAACAGCGATCATATGCAAGGCGGATTTATCTGGGATTGGGTAGACCAGGGATTACGAACAGAAACCGAAGATGGACGTGAGTTTTGGGCTTATGGTGGCGATCTTGGCGCCGGGCATTTGCAAAACGATCAAAACTTTAATGCAAACGGATTGGTGAGTGCAGATCGTGAACCTCACCCGGCTTTAGAGGAAGTTAAAAAAGTATATCAAAATATTGAATTTGACTTAGATAAAAATGAACTTTCGATAAAAAACAAGTTCAATTTCACGAATTTGGATGCTTTCGATTTCAAATGGGAATTGCTTGCTGATGGAGAATTAATACAATCTGAAAAATTCAATATTGAAGTAGCTCCAAATACTTCAAAATCGATTTCTGTGAATTTACCAGAACTTCAGGATAAAGAATATTTCCTAAGTGTATACGCTTATACTAAAAAGACGAAAGCAATGGTTCCTGCGGGGCACGAAATTGCCAGAGAACAATTCAAAATTGGTGAGAATACATTTTTTACTGAAACCAAAACTGAAACTTCTGGTAAGTTAAAAGTTAAAAAGAAAGGTGATAAACTTCAATTTTCAAATGATATGGTGGAAGGTGTTTTTAATACTGAAACCGGAAGCTTTGAAGCCTATCATTTAAAAGGCAGTGAAAAATCACCAATATCAGTATTTCCACAGCCATATTTTTGGAGAGCGCCTACCGATAATGATTTTGGTAATCACATGCCACAAAGATTAAAAGCCTGGAAAGAGGCGACGCATAATTCAGAAGTGACAAATGTTGAGGTTGCTAAAAAAGCAAAAGACGGTCAGTTAATTACAGTGACGTATCAGTTAGCCGGTGTTGACGTACCTTATATCGTAGAATATTTTATAGAAAACAACGGAGACATTAAAGTTACCGCTACTTTGGATAGCGAAAAAGATCTTCCCGAACTTCCACGTTTTGGAATGCGAATAATTTTACCGGGCGATTATGAAAATTTAGAATATTACGGTCGTGGTCCATGGGAAAATTATTCAGACAGGAATACTTCAGCGTTTTTAGGAATCTATGAAGACAAAGTTGAAAATCAGTTTACCTGGGGCTATATTCGTCCGCAAGAGGCTGGTTACAAAACTGACGCGCGTTGGATTAAGCTTCAAAATAAAAATGGAAAAGGTTTAAAAATCATTGGTGAACAGCCATTAGGATTTAGTGCTTTAAACATTGCTACCGAAGATTTAGATTCGGGAGAGGAAAAAGCACAACGCCATACCACCGATATCAAAGTTCAGGACAAGGTGTTTTTACATGTCGATTATAAGCAACGTGGTTTAGGTGGTGATGATTCGTGGGGACGTTATCCACATAAAAAATATCGTTTAGAGGAGAATAAATATAGTTATTCTTATATCATTTCTCTATTGAATAATGATGTAAACTAG